A genomic window from Ananas comosus cultivar F153 linkage group 22, ASM154086v1, whole genome shotgun sequence includes:
- the LOC109726992 gene encoding peroxisomal membrane protein PMP22-like — MSEVISEAWTAYLKQLQLHPLRTKAITSGVLAGCSDAIAQKISGIKRLQIRRLLLIMLYGFAYSGPFGHFLHKLMEIIFKGKKGKETVAKKVLLEQLTTSPWNNMFFMMYYGLVVEGRPFSSVKSKVKKDYPSVQLTAWKFWPLVSWVNYQYMPLQLRVLFHSFVASCWAVFLNLKARSITVKKA, encoded by the exons ATGTCCGAGGTCATCTCCGAAGCGTGGACCGCTTATCTCAAGCAACTCCAACTCCACCCTCTGAGAACAAAG GCGATCACTTCTGGGGTTTTGGCTGGTTGCAGCGATGCGATTGCTCAGAAGATCTCAGGGATCAAGAGGCTCCAAATTAGAAGGTTGCTTCTGATCATG CTTTATGGCTTTGCTTACTCGGGGCCATTTGGTCACTTTCTGCACAAGCTTATGGAGATTATCTTCAAGGGCAAGAAGGGGAAAGAAACCGTGGCCAAAAAG GTCTTGTTGGAACAGTTGACTACTTCACCGTGGAACAACATGTTCTTTATGATGTACTATGGGTTGGTAGTTGAGG GCAGGCCTTTTAGTTCAGTGAAGAGCAAGGTCAAGAAGGATTACCCATCTGTCCAATTGACTGCTTGGAAG TTTTGGCCACTTGTTTCTTGGGTGAACTATCAATATATGCCTCTCCAACTCCGAGTTCTTTTCCACAGCTTTGTTGCTTCGTGCTG GGCTGTGTTTTTGAACCTAAAAGCGCGATCAATTACTGTTAAGAAGGCTTAA
- the LOC109727035 gene encoding 3-ketoacyl-CoA synthase 12-like — MAVLVVSVGLVVLLLYSFSLVWKCVGRRRLRNCYLLDYVCFKPADDRKISTDFAGQIIARNPRLGFPEYKFLLKVIVNSGIGEETYGPRNILEGREESPTHADAMQEMDDCLFPTLDALFRKTGFRPADIDVLAVNVSMFSPAPSLASRLVNRFNMREDVRVFNLSGMGCSASLVAVDLVNNVFRASTTGKPVLAAVVTSESISPNWYSGSDKSMMLGNCLFRSGGCAVLLTNDPALRGRAKLRLRRLVRTHIGAGDEAYGCAVQREDDAGLVGFHLSKDLPKAAVRAFVENLRVLAPQILPVRELLRYAVRLARQKLAAAAAAPPRKGEAARIDFRSGVEHFCLHTGGAAVIEAVGRSLGLSKFDLEPARMTLHRWGNTSASSLWYVLGYMEAKRRLKRRDRVLMISFGAGFKCNSALWEVQADLSGDAAVWADCVHHYPPQTLVNPFMEKYGWVNDE; from the coding sequence atggcTGTACTTGTGGTATCCGTGggcctcgtcgtcctcctcctctactCCTTCTCCCTGGTCTGGAAATGCGTGGGCCGGCGGCGCCTGCGGAACTGCTACCTGCTGGACTACGTGTGCTTCAAGCCGGCGGACGACCGCAAGATCTCGACGGACTTCGCCGGGCAGATCATCGCGCGGAACCCCCGGCTGGGCTTCCCCGAGTACAAGTTCCTCCTGAAGGTCATCGTCAACTCCGGCATCGGCGAGGAGACGTACGGCCCCCGCAACATCCTGGAGGGCCGCGAGGAGTCCCCCACGCACGCCGACGCCATGCAGGAGATGGACGACTGCCTCTTCCCCACCCTCGACGCGCTCTTCCGCAAGACCGGCTTCCGCCCCGCCGACATCGACGTGCTGGCGGTCAACGTCTCCATGTTCTCGCCCGCCCCCTCCCTCGCCTCCCGCCTCGTCAACCGCTTCAACATGCGCGAGGACGTCCGCGTCTTCAACCTCTCCGGGATGGGCTGCAGCGCCAGCCTCGTCGCCGTCGACCTCGTCAACAACGTCTTCCGGGCGTCGACCACCGGAAAGCCGGTGCTGGCGGCGGTGGTGACGTCGGAGTCGATCAGCCCCAACTGGTACTCGGGCAGCGACAAGTCCATGATGCTCGGCAACTGCCTCTTCCGCTCCGGCGGCTGCGCGGTGCTGCTCACCAACGACCCGGCGCTGCGCGGCCGCGCCAAGCTGCGGCTGCGGCGCCTGGTGCGCACCCacatcggcgccggcgacgagGCCTACGGCTGCGCGGTGCAGCGCGAGGACGACGCGGGGCTCGTCGGCTTCCACCTGAGCAAGGACCTGCCCAAGGCCGCCGTGCGCGCCTTCGTGGAGAACCTCCGCGTGCTGGCCCCGCAGATCCTGCCCGTGCGGGAGCTGCTGCGCTACGCGGTCCGCCTGGCGCGGCAGAagctggcggcggcggcggcggccccacCCCGCAAGGGCGAGGCGGCGCGCATCGACTTCCGGAGCGGGGTGGAGCACTTCTGCCTGCACACGGGCGGGGCGGCGGTGATCGAGGCCGTGGGGCGCAGCCTGGGGCTGAGCAAGTTCGACCTGGAGCCGGCGCGGATGACGCTGCACCGGTGGGGGAACACGTCGGCCAGCAGCCTCTGGTACGTGCTGGGCTACATGGAGGCCAAGCGCCGCCTCAAGCGCAGGGACCGCGTGCTCATGATCAGCTTCGGCGCCGGCTTCAAGTGCAACAGCGCGCTCTGGGAGGTCCAGGCCGACCTCTCCGGGGACGCCGCCGTCTGGGCCGACTGCGTCCACCACTACCCGCCCCAGACGCTCGTCAACCCCTTCATGGAGAAGTACGGATGGGTCAACGACGAGTAA
- the LOC109727484 gene encoding glutathione reductase, cytosolic, with amino-acid sequence MARKMLIDGELGNSAAAEEDKQYDFDLFVIGAGSGGVRASRTAAGFGAKVAICELPFHPISSEVVGGIGGTCVIRGCVPKKILVYGASFRGEFEDSRNFGWELPEQVDFNWKKLLHNKTQEITRLNGIYKRLLANAGVTMIEGEGKLIDAHVVEVTNPDGTKQQYSAKHILIATGSRAQLVNIPGKELAITSDEALSLDELPKRVVILGGGYIAVEFASIWRGFGVTVDLFYRKELPLRGFDDEMRAVVARNLEGRGIKLHPGTNLTELSKTDDGIRVLTDHGDEITADVVLFATGRGPNTKRLNLEAVGVELDKKGAIKVDEYSRSTVPNIWAVGDVTNRLNLTPVALMEGTCFAKTVFGGQPTKPDYKDIPCAVFSIPPLSVVGLSEQQAIEQGKSDVLVYTSTFTPMKYTISGRQEKTLMKLIVDSETDRVIGASMCGPDAAEIMQGIAVALKCGATKAQFDSTVGIHPSAAEEFVTMRTLTRRVNAGSKPKTNL; translated from the exons ATGGCGAGGAAGATGCTTATTGATGGAGAGCTCGGCAACTCGGCTGCTGCAGAGGAGGATAAACAGTATGATTTCGATCTCTTCGTGATCGGAGCGGGAAGTGGCGGTGTTCGTGCTTCTCGGACTGCTGCTGGATTTGGAGCCAAG GTTGCGATCTGCGAGCTTCCTTTCCACCCCATCAGTTCAGAAGTCGTTGGAGGAATTGGTGGAAC GTGTGTGATACGTGGGTGTGTCCCTAAAAAGATATTGGTCTACGGTGCGTCTTTTCGTGGTGAATTTGAG GATTCAAGAAATTTTGGGTGGGAGCTCCCTGAGCAGGTTGACTTCAACTGGAAAAAACTTTTGCACAACAAG ACTCAGGAGATCACTAgactaaatggaatttataagAGATTGTTAGCCAATGCTGGTGTCACAATGATTGAAGGGGAAGGGAAGCTAATTGATGCTCATGTAGTTGAAGTTACAAATCCCGATGGCACGAAGCAGCAGTATTCAGCAAAACATATCCTGATAGCCACTGGTAGTCGAGCTCAGCTTGTAAACATACCAGGAAAG GAGTTGGCTATCACTTCTGATGAGGCCTTGAGTTTGGATGAGTTACCAAAACGTGTTGTGATACTTGGTGGAGG ATATATTGCTGTTGAATTCGCCTCAATCTGGAGAGGTTTTGGTGTTACTGTAGATTTATTCTACCGAAAAGAACTTCCTCTACG aggttttgatgatgaaatGAGAGCTGTTGTTGCAAGAAACCTAGAAGGAAGGGGTATCAAGTTGCATCCGGGAACAAATTTGACCGAG CTGAGTAAAACGGATGATGGCATAAGAGTTTTGACGGATCATGGCGATGAAATTACTGCAGATGTCGTTTTATTCGCTACAG GTCGGGGTCCTAATACGAAGAGGTTGAACTTGGAAGCTGTTGGTGTCGAGCTTGATAAAAAAGGAGCTATCAAG GTCGATGAATATTCTCGCTCTACTGTTCCAAACATATGGGCTGTGGGTGATGTTACAAACCGATTGAATCTCACACCTGTAGCATTAATGGAGGGAACTTGCTTCGCT AAAACTGTTTTTGGTGGTCAGCCGACTAAACCTGATTATAAAGATATACCTTGTGCTGTTTTCTC CATCCCTCCCCTTTCCGTGGTAGGCCTCAGCGAACAGCAAGCTATCGAGCAAGGGAAGAGTGATGTTCTGGTTTACACATCAACTTTCACTCCGATGAAATACACTATATCTGG ACGACAAGAAAAGACACTCATGAAGCTCATTGTTGATTCTGAAACTGATCGAGTTATCGGTGCATCTATGTGCGGCCCAGATGCTGCTGAAATTATGCAG GGTATTGCTGTTGCACTCAAGTGTGGGGCTACAAAAGCACAATTTGATAGCACT GTCGGAATTCACCCGTCTGCCGCTGAAGAGTTTGTGACGATGCGAACTTTAACCAGGCGTGTTAACGCGGGATCTAAACCCAAGACAAATTTGTAA